One genomic region from Aliarcobacter cryaerophilus ATCC 43158 encodes:
- a CDS encoding sensor histidine kinase yields MRNLSIVTQIAIINIFVFTIFISIFIYKNYSIVSNQLFLLQNEKIDSIIKTISPIISINLTLGLENNIKEIVNESIKLHKELVGIEIKNSNNEIVYKNINSDIQNSKIYHMILEDTILKSKLGELKVFYTFSSIYSDLLNEFYQFLVFIAIFFIFSLLLSSYLIKYNLKPLIKLKESMKNYSLEKNNTLKEDEFKNEISVINNSAVKMVKKIEEELEKRILYEKEIMQKNRLASMGEMIDNIAHQWRQPLMKINAIVLNTDRSIELKKYDEKYLQDRLNDISQAVYHMSNTIDTFREFLNPHKSKESFEISQSIEKSFKVLNTLLKDVELNINKKEIYINAYESEFMQVVISILSNSIDIFKERNIEKKDINIDIYEDDINYFISIKDNAGGIKEDIIDKIFEPYFTTKHKSGGTGMGLYISKLIMQTSFKGDIKVKNKDNGIDFILEIPKGKEF; encoded by the coding sequence ATGAGAAATTTAAGTATTGTGACTCAAATAGCTATTATCAATATTTTTGTTTTTACTATTTTTATATCAATATTTATATATAAAAATTACTCTATTGTATCAAACCAGTTATTTTTACTTCAAAATGAAAAGATAGATTCAATTATAAAAACTATATCTCCAATAATCTCTATAAATTTAACTCTAGGTTTAGAAAACAATATAAAAGAGATTGTAAATGAGAGTATAAAACTACATAAAGAGCTAGTTGGAATTGAGATAAAAAATAGCAACAATGAAATTGTATATAAAAATATAAATAGCGATATACAAAATTCAAAAATTTACCATATGATTTTAGAAGATACTATTTTAAAATCAAAATTAGGTGAGTTAAAAGTATTTTATACTTTTTCATCTATTTACTCAGACCTTTTAAATGAATTTTATCAATTTTTAGTTTTTATTGCTATCTTCTTTATTTTTTCTTTATTGTTATCTTCATATTTAATAAAATATAATTTAAAACCACTTATAAAATTGAAAGAGAGTATGAAAAATTATAGTCTAGAAAAAAATAATACTTTAAAAGAAGATGAGTTTAAAAATGAGATTTCTGTAATAAATAATAGTGCAGTAAAAATGGTAAAAAAAATTGAAGAAGAGCTTGAAAAAAGAATTTTATATGAAAAAGAGATTATGCAAAAAAATCGTCTTGCCTCTATGGGTGAAATGATTGATAATATAGCACATCAATGGCGACAACCTCTCATGAAAATAAATGCAATAGTTTTAAACACTGATAGAAGTATCGAACTTAAAAAATATGATGAGAAATATTTACAAGATAGGTTAAATGATATATCACAAGCTGTATATCATATGTCAAATACAATAGATACTTTTAGAGAGTTCTTAAATCCTCACAAATCTAAAGAGAGTTTTGAAATATCACAATCTATAGAAAAAAGTTTTAAGGTTTTAAATACTTTATTAAAAGATGTAGAGCTAAATATAAATAAAAAAGAGATTTATATAAATGCTTATGAAAGTGAGTTTATGCAAGTTGTAATATCTATTTTGTCAAATTCAATAGATATATTTAAAGAGAGAAATATAGAAAAAAAAGATATAAATATAGATATTTATGAAGATGATATTAACTATTTTATAAGTATAAAAGACAATGCTGGTGGTATAAAAGAGGATATTATAGATAAAATCTTTGAACCATACTTTACCACAAAACATAAAAGCGGAGGCACAGGAATGGGACTATATATATCTAAACTTATTATGCAAACTAGTTTTAAAGGTGATATAAAAGTTAAAAATAAAGATAATGGAATAGACTTTATCTTGGAAATACCAAAAGGAAAAGAGTTTTGA
- a CDS encoding response regulator transcription factor, producing the protein MRENLKNFTLLYAEDDKSIQVEMLEYFSSYFKEVFTANDGKEALEIYQQNKPDVMILDIYMPYLNGLELAKILRENDYKTKIVLITAHSNDSLLLEAINIDVNYYLIKPATLKKVKDMLDKISIDLLRSSEKIVRFDENIYFNQTSKKLYNKDIELKLSKKELSLLELFIINRNKDITIEDIMSYCWSDIFIEVSLDSVKSLVSNLRKKLPKDTILNVYGVGYILKNS; encoded by the coding sequence TTGAGAGAGAATTTGAAAAATTTTACCTTGCTTTATGCAGAAGATGATAAATCTATACAAGTAGAGATGTTGGAGTATTTTTCTAGCTATTTTAAAGAGGTTTTTACTGCAAATGATGGTAAAGAAGCTTTAGAAATCTATCAGCAAAATAAACCAGATGTTATGATACTTGATATTTATATGCCGTATTTAAATGGCTTAGAGTTAGCAAAAATATTAAGAGAAAATGACTATAAAACAAAAATAGTTTTAATAACTGCACACTCAAACGACAGTTTACTTTTGGAAGCCATAAACATAGATGTAAATTACTATTTAATAAAACCAGCAACTTTAAAAAAAGTAAAAGATATGCTTGATAAAATCTCTATTGACTTATTAAGAAGTTCTGAAAAAATAGTAAGATTTGATGAAAATATATATTTTAATCAAACTAGTAAAAAACTTTATAATAAAGATATTGAGCTAAAACTTAGTAAAAAAGAGCTCTCTTTGCTAGAACTTTTTATCATAAATAGAAATAAAGATATAACTATTGAAGATATTATGTCTTATTGTTGGAGTGATATTTTTATTGAAGTATCACTTGATAGTGTAAAATCTTTGGTTAGTAATCTAAGAAAAAAACTTCCCAAAGATACTATTTTAAATGTTTATGGTGTTGGTTACATTTTAAAAAATAGTTAA
- a CDS encoding two-partner secretion domain-containing protein: MYYKNEYKNRFSILKYSVISVVVACNLYAAPSGGTVVSGDATINQSGNTTNINQSSNKATINWQDFSIKSNEIVNFNQPNSNSITLNRVIGNEKSIIDGALNANGQVWLINSNGVLFGKNAKVNTAGIVASTKDISNEDFNKGNYNFKGNSTASIVNEGEIKSLANTHATFIANSVTNKGKIEVHKGTINLVGANDVTLTLNENQNLSLKVNKGVLDALVDNQNLIVANGGQIYLTTNAKDELLKGVVNHSGIIEVNSLDELTQSEVILFAHGGTANIDGTINAKGGFVETSGEKLNVTSNTKVVAKDWLLDPTNILIESTGGNILTGESVSATAIENNLETTNVHLQATNNITVNQNITWGTDKQLKLEADNINVNATINNTNQTNGGVYFQAANTTNKVVFDTNGKVVVNNVYQLQWINTALNGKYELGSNIDAGVTKTDTAKWGTTGFNPIGEDNLHYFNGTFDGLGFTISNLYINRPNQDYVGLFGYTNSSAVIKNIGLTNIDIAGYNHTGGLVGYNYMGTISNSYTTGNLNGQSFLGGLVGHNSYGTISNSYTTGNLNGQSFLGGLVGKNDFGTISNSYASGSVNLDYGIIGGLVAENNAGTISNSFYDNETNTKSMFDSSYGKTKAEILAQFKGKDGWITSGADVAGYSIDTILLPQLKTFYKPTNTLFQSGYGTTLNPYTITNWTQLQNINNSNILTQNYYFNLLNNLSSSTSDYTNLASNTANGGLGWNPIGDSSNSFNGTFDGLGFTISDLYINRHDTNYVGLFGYTNSNAAIKNIGLKNLNIIGSSQVGALVGKNHGTISNSYSTGNVRGFQRIGGLVGYNDYGTISNSYSTGNVSGTMYTGGLVGTNFYGTISNSYSTGNVTGQFHTGGLVGANDNGTISNSFYDKTKYTGNGVGNNSTHSGVTGKTTQEMSYGETFKNASWDIVADSSVTSLTPVIKWDSINNKYVWAIAPLALTYTLGDKTTTYNGTTQNLSTFYNNSTNIFGTNHSFIDLSKYKFQVAGSDVTGYKDADIYNSIKLVNNSDSFAILKASGNTDGKLTINKKDLTISNITANNKTYDGTTTATLSNIGSLVGLVTGEDLVLNNPTSVIFSSKDVGDNIDVTATGYTISNKDSFKASNYNLLDTSKTTTANISKASLTATLNDNSKTYDGVSYSGGSGITYNGFVNGETASSLAGTLLYSGTSQGAKDAGNYIISGSGLTSNNYNISFVNGKLTINKKDLTISNITANNKTYDGTTTATLSNIGSLVGLVTGEDLVLNNPTSVIFSNKDVGDDIVVTATGYTISNKDSFKASNYNLLDTSKTTTANIVASVNPTPTPTDNNQKPKVDEKVQRVIASIEPSTNSSSSSNQSVPSSLNSDIRTLSFNGVDETRVINGGVRVPDNIVNNLDEL, translated from the coding sequence ATGTATTATAAAAATGAATACAAAAACCGATTTAGTATTTTAAAATACTCAGTTATCTCAGTAGTAGTTGCTTGCAATCTTTATGCGGCTCCAAGTGGTGGAACAGTTGTAAGTGGAGATGCAACTATTAATCAAAGTGGAAATACAACAAATATAAACCAAAGCTCAAATAAAGCTACTATAAACTGGCAAGATTTTTCTATAAAATCAAATGAAATAGTAAACTTTAATCAACCAAACTCTAACTCTATAACTTTAAATAGAGTAATAGGAAATGAAAAATCTATTATAGATGGAGCATTAAACGCAAATGGTCAAGTATGGCTTATAAACTCAAATGGAGTACTCTTTGGTAAAAATGCAAAAGTAAATACAGCTGGAATTGTAGCCTCTACAAAAGATATATCAAATGAAGATTTTAATAAAGGGAACTATAACTTTAAAGGAAACTCAACTGCTAGTATAGTAAATGAAGGAGAGATAAAATCCCTAGCAAATACTCATGCAACATTTATAGCAAATAGTGTAACAAATAAAGGGAAAATAGAAGTACATAAAGGAACAATAAATCTTGTTGGTGCAAATGATGTAACTTTAACTTTAAATGAAAATCAAAATCTATCTTTGAAAGTAAATAAAGGTGTACTAGATGCTCTTGTAGATAATCAAAATCTAATAGTTGCAAATGGTGGACAAATATATCTTACAACAAATGCAAAAGATGAATTGCTTAAAGGTGTTGTAAATCATAGTGGAATAATAGAAGTAAACTCTTTAGATGAATTAACACAAAGTGAAGTAATACTATTTGCTCATGGAGGAACTGCAAATATAGATGGAACAATAAATGCAAAAGGTGGGTTTGTAGAGACAAGTGGGGAGAAATTAAATGTTACTTCAAATACAAAAGTTGTTGCAAAAGATTGGTTACTTGACCCAACAAATATATTAATAGAATCAACTGGTGGAAATATTCTTACAGGAGAGAGTGTTAGTGCAACAGCTATTGAAAATAATTTAGAAACTACAAATGTACACTTGCAAGCAACTAATAATATAACTGTAAATCAAAATATCACTTGGGGTACAGATAAACAGTTAAAATTAGAAGCAGATAATATAAATGTAAATGCAACTATAAATAATACAAACCAAACAAACGGTGGAGTATATTTTCAAGCAGCTAATACAACAAATAAAGTAGTATTTGATACAAATGGAAAAGTAGTAGTAAACAATGTATATCAACTTCAGTGGATAAATACTGCACTAAATGGAAAATATGAACTAGGAAGTAATATAGATGCAGGTGTTACAAAAACAGATACAGCAAAATGGGGAACAACTGGATTTAATCCAATAGGAGAAGATAATTTACATTACTTTAATGGAACATTTGATGGTTTAGGTTTTACTATCTCTAATTTATATATAAATAGACCAAATCAAGATTATGTTGGATTATTTGGATATACAAATAGTAGTGCAGTAATTAAAAATATTGGTTTAACTAATATAGATATTGCTGGGTATAATCATACAGGAGGTTTGGTTGGATATAACTATATGGGAACAATTTCAAACTCATATACTACTGGAAATCTAAATGGACAATCTTTTTTAGGAGGTTTGGTTGGACATAACTCTTATGGAACAATTTCAAACTCATATACTACTGGAAATCTAAATGGACAATCTTTTTTAGGAGGTTTGGTTGGAAAAAATGATTTTGGAACAATTTCAAACTCATATGCTTCTGGAAGTGTAAATCTAGATTATGGTATTATTGGGGGTTTGGTTGCAGAAAATAATGCAGGAACAATTTCAAACTCTTTTTATGATAATGAAACAAATACAAAATCTATGTTTGATAGTTCTTATGGAAAAACAAAAGCGGAGATTTTAGCTCAATTTAAAGGGAAAGATGGTTGGATTACAAGTGGTGCTGATGTAGCTGGATATAGTATAGATACTATTTTACTTCCACAATTAAAAACTTTCTATAAACCTACAAACACACTTTTTCAAAGTGGTTATGGAACAACTCTAAATCCATATACAATTACAAACTGGACACAACTACAAAATATAAATAATTCAAATATCCTGACTCAAAACTACTATTTTAATCTTTTAAATAATCTAAGTTCATCAACTAGTGACTATACAAATTTAGCTAGTAATACAGCAAATGGAGGATTGGGGTGGAATCCAATAGGAGATTCTTCAAATAGCTTTAATGGAACATTTGATGGCTTAGGTTTTACGATTTCAGATTTGTATATAAATAGACATGATACTAATTATGTTGGATTGTTTGGATATACAAATAGTAATGCAGCAATTAAAAATATTGGACTTAAAAATTTAAATATTATAGGAAGCAGTCAAGTAGGAGCTTTGGTTGGAAAAAATCATGGAACAATTTCAAACTCATATTCTACAGGAAATGTAAGAGGATTTCAAAGAATAGGAGGTTTAGTTGGATATAATGATTATGGAACAATTTCAAACTCATATTCTACTGGGAATGTAAGTGGAACAATGTATACAGGAGGTTTGGTTGGAACTAACTTTTATGGAACAATCTCAAACTCATATTCTACTGGGAATGTAACTGGACAATTTCATACAGGAGGTTTGGTTGGAGCAAATGATAATGGAACAATCTCAAACTCTTTTTATGATAAAACTAAATATACAGGAAATGGCGTAGGAAATAACTCTACACATTCTGGAGTTACAGGAAAAACTACACAAGAGATGTCTTATGGTGAAACATTTAAAAATGCTTCTTGGGATATAGTTGCTGATAGTAGTGTTACTTCTTTAACACCAGTTATAAAATGGGATAGTATAAATAATAAATATGTTTGGGCAATAGCTCCTTTAGCTTTAACGTACACACTAGGAGATAAAACTACTACTTATAATGGTACAACTCAAAATCTAAGCACTTTTTACAACAACTCAACTAATATATTTGGAACTAATCATAGTTTTATAGATCTTTCAAAATATAAATTTCAAGTAGCTGGAAGTGATGTTACAGGATACAAAGATGCAGATATATATAACAGTATAAAACTAGTTAATAATAGCGATAGTTTTGCTATATTAAAAGCAAGTGGAAATACAGATGGAAAACTAACAATAAATAAAAAAGATTTAACAATCTCAAATATTACTGCAAATAATAAAACATATGATGGAACAACAACAGCAACATTAAGTAATATTGGAAGTTTAGTTGGACTTGTTACAGGTGAAGATTTAGTATTAAATAATCCAACATCAGTAATATTTAGTAGTAAAGATGTAGGAGATAATATAGATGTAACTGCTACTGGATATACAATTTCTAATAAAGATAGTTTCAAAGCATCTAACTATAATTTACTTGATACTTCAAAAACAACAACTGCCAATATTTCAAAAGCATCTCTAACAGCAACACTAAATGATAACTCAAAAACATATGATGGAGTGTCATATAGTGGAGGAAGTGGAATTACTTATAATGGATTTGTAAATGGTGAAACAGCTAGTTCATTAGCTGGAACTTTACTTTATAGTGGAACTTCTCAAGGAGCAAAAGATGCAGGAAATTATATAATTAGTGGAAGTGGATTAACTTCAAACAATTATAATATTTCATTTGTGAACGGAAAACTAACAATAAATAAAAAAGATTTAACAATCTCAAATATTACTGCAAATAATAAAACATATGATGGAACAACAACAGCAACATTAAGTAATATTGGAAGTTTAGTTGGACTTGTTACAGGTGAAGATTTAGTATTAAATAATCCAACATCAGTAATATTTAGTAATAAAGATGTAGGAGATGATATAGTTGTAACTGCTACTGGATATACAATTTCAAATAAAGATAGTTTCAAAGCATCTAACTATAATTTACTTGATACTTCAAAAACAACAACTGCCAATATTGTGGCTTCTGTAAATCCAACACCAACACCAACAGACAATAACCAAAAACCAAAAGTAGATGAAAAAGTACAAAGAGTAATAGCTAGTATAGAGCCTAGTACTAACTCAAGCTCATCTTCAAACCAAAGTGTACCAAGTAGTTTAAATAGCGATATAAGAACACTATCTTTTAATGGTGTAGATGAAACAAGAGTTATAAATGGTGGGGTAAGAGTACCTGATAATATAGTAAATAATTTAGATGAACTTTAA
- a CDS encoding ShlB/FhaC/HecB family hemolysin secretion/activation protein, translating into MRNIVKVFGLSILSSVALLGATPIINSGNIEKQIQAPRDIPTLKKDDIKIEGIENGSLKSSDSSKTVLIKDFTFAGNSAVSSEELKQSLKSYMGKELSFNQIQEVLAVVTKVYRDKGYFVARAYLGKQDLVKNDNILFISIVEGKYGEIKLNNSSLVNDNSLQTILDNAKSNGIINIKDIERALLLINDRNGVKVSNSVVEAGKELGSSNLNIDTTSTKRVDGYIVADNYGSRYTGYNRVQGLININSPFNIGDKISISGLVSNGADLKNGKIAYELPLNSYGLKSDFAYTRTNYNLVEEYKSLDAKGNSNIYEAGLSYPLLRSTNENLYLKGKYYHKDMNDFMSGDKYEDKTINSFVTSLDYDKNYSILNLPARVFANLNLTTGHLSSKNNNPNNGNYNKVDTYISNDIYFNEIFSLNTNLTAQKVLGNKNLDGSEDLSLGGPNAVKLYPYSEQSGENGYIASFELFSKLPNIASYNHKVGVFYDMGNVYQEKNLDTTFQRKTLQDIGLGYYSSFDDFFLRTQIAWSLNSKPISSEYTNHKNSKFLVQAGWVF; encoded by the coding sequence ATGAGAAATATAGTTAAAGTATTTGGTTTATCAATACTAAGTAGTGTTGCTCTTTTAGGAGCAACACCTATAATAAATAGTGGAAATATAGAAAAACAAATTCAAGCACCAAGAGATATACCAACTTTAAAAAAAGATGATATAAAAATTGAAGGTATAGAAAATGGTAGTTTAAAAAGTAGTGATAGTTCTAAAACAGTATTGATAAAAGATTTTACTTTTGCTGGAAATAGTGCTGTTTCTAGTGAAGAGTTAAAACAGAGTTTAAAATCTTATATGGGAAAAGAGTTAAGCTTTAATCAAATACAAGAAGTATTAGCAGTTGTTACAAAAGTTTATAGAGATAAAGGCTACTTTGTAGCACGAGCATATTTGGGTAAACAAGATTTAGTTAAAAATGACAATATCCTTTTTATCTCAATAGTTGAAGGTAAATATGGAGAGATAAAACTAAATAATAGCTCACTTGTAAATGATAACTCTTTGCAAACTATCTTAGATAATGCAAAATCAAATGGTATTATAAATATTAAAGATATAGAAAGAGCATTACTTTTAATAAATGATAGAAATGGAGTAAAAGTATCTAACTCTGTAGTTGAAGCTGGTAAAGAGCTAGGAAGTAGTAATTTAAATATAGATACAACTTCTACAAAAAGAGTTGATGGATATATAGTAGCAGACAACTATGGAAGCAGATACACAGGTTATAATAGAGTTCAAGGTTTGATAAATATAAATAGTCCTTTTAATATAGGTGATAAAATCTCTATTTCTGGTTTAGTTTCAAATGGTGCTGATTTAAAAAATGGAAAGATAGCTTATGAACTGCCTTTAAACTCTTATGGTTTAAAATCTGATTTTGCATATACTAGAACAAACTATAATCTAGTAGAAGAGTATAAATCATTAGATGCTAAAGGTAACTCAAATATATATGAAGCTGGATTATCTTATCCACTTCTTAGATCTACAAATGAGAATTTATATTTAAAAGGTAAGTACTACCATAAAGATATGAATGATTTTATGAGTGGTGATAAATATGAAGATAAAACTATAAACTCTTTTGTAACTTCTTTAGATTATGATAAAAATTACTCAATTCTTAATTTACCTGCTAGAGTGTTTGCAAACTTAAATCTAACAACTGGACACTTAAGCTCAAAAAATAACAATCCAAATAATGGAAACTATAATAAAGTAGATACGTATATATCAAATGATATATACTTTAATGAGATATTCTCACTAAATACAAACCTAACAGCTCAAAAAGTATTAGGAAATAAAAACCTTGATGGAAGTGAAGATTTAAGCTTAGGTGGACCAAATGCAGTTAAACTATATCCATATAGTGAACAAAGTGGAGAAAATGGATATATAGCAAGCTTTGAACTATTTTCTAAACTTCCTAATATTGCTTCATATAATCATAAAGTAGGAGTATTTTATGATATGGGAAATGTATATCAAGAGAAAAATCTTGATACAACATTTCAAAGAAAAACTCTACAAGATATTGGTTTGGGATACTATTCATCATTTGATGATTTCTTTTTAAGAACACAAATAGCTTGGAGTTTAAACTCAAAACCAATAAGTAGTGAATACACAAATCATAAAAACAGTAAGTTTTTAGTTCAAGCTGGATGGGTGTTTTAG
- a CDS encoding YhdH/YhfP family quinone oxidoreductase, translated as MKAFVVEKNHNDEIISSVKDVEKPICGENEVIIKATYSSLNYKDALSSVGNPGVTRVFPHITGVDVAGEIVETKSNIFKVGQKVIVTGYDLGMNTNGGHSQFVKVPASWLVSIPSALSEKEAMIYGTAGLTAALSINELINNKITQESGDILVTGATGGVGSLAVAILSKLGFNVVALSGKEKKIDFLKNIGASEVVLREEFLKDSSKAFLKPRFAGVIDTTGGDILSIALKQTNYDGVVTCCGLTASSSLNTNIFPFILRGVRLIGIDSVECSLDKKQDAWEKLASKYSVKNLNEITNEISLDGIKYAYEKLLNGTAVGRYLVRIES; from the coding sequence ATGAAAGCTTTTGTAGTTGAAAAGAATCATAATGATGAAATTATTTCTAGTGTAAAAGATGTTGAAAAACCAATTTGTGGTGAAAATGAAGTTATTATAAAAGCTACATACTCATCTTTAAACTATAAAGATGCTCTTAGTTCAGTTGGAAATCCTGGAGTTACTAGAGTTTTTCCACATATTACAGGTGTTGATGTTGCAGGAGAGATTGTTGAGACAAAATCAAATATCTTTAAAGTAGGGCAAAAAGTTATTGTTACTGGATATGATTTGGGTATGAATACAAATGGTGGACACTCACAGTTTGTAAAAGTTCCAGCTTCTTGGCTTGTATCTATTCCTAGCGCTTTAAGCGAAAAAGAGGCTATGATTTATGGAACAGCAGGACTTACTGCAGCACTAAGTATAAATGAGTTAATAAATAACAAAATAACACAAGAAAGTGGTGATATTTTGGTTACTGGTGCAACAGGTGGAGTTGGTTCTTTGGCGGTTGCAATTTTGAGTAAATTAGGTTTTAATGTTGTTGCTCTTTCTGGAAAAGAAAAAAAGATAGATTTCTTGAAAAATATTGGTGCAAGTGAAGTAGTTTTAAGAGAGGAATTTTTAAAAGATAGCTCAAAAGCTTTTTTGAAACCAAGATTTGCAGGAGTAATTGACACAACAGGTGGAGATATTTTATCAATAGCTTTAAAACAGACAAATTATGATGGAGTTGTTACTTGCTGTGGACTTACAGCTTCAAGTAGTTTAAATACAAATATTTTTCCATTTATTCTAAGAGGTGTAAGATTAATAGGAATTGATAGTGTTGAGTGTAGTTTGGATAAAAAACAAGATGCTTGGGAAAAATTAGCAAGTAAATATAGCGTTAAAAACCTAAATGAAATTACAAATGAAATAAGCTTAGATGGTATAAAATATGCTTATGAAAAACTTCTAAATGGAACTGCTGTTGGAAGATATTTGGTTAGAATAGAAAGTTAA
- a CDS encoding NAD(P)H-dependent glycerol-3-phosphate dehydrogenase: MKNGKIAVIGAGKWGQALHFALNSKQECFITSRTKRDIKNFVPLDFALSCEYLIIAIPAQEIKTWLKENFIFKGQKILVASKGIEASSGEFLNEIYSSFVPNKNIGFISGPSFAAEVIKGLPCAIVINSKSKKIYEEFSKFFPNFIKTYYSSDVIGAEIAGAYKNVLAIASGICEGLNLGKNAQASLISRGLVEMQRFGKHFGAKKMTFLGLSGAGDLFLTANSTMSRNFRVGLGLAKNKSLKDILDELGEVAEGVKTADAIDKLSKKYKIYTPIANEVKLILNGKNPKDSLKDLLKN, translated from the coding sequence ATGAAAAATGGCAAAATCGCGGTAATTGGTGCTGGAAAATGGGGACAAGCTCTTCATTTTGCACTAAATTCAAAACAAGAGTGTTTTATAACTTCAAGAACAAAAAGAGATATAAAAAATTTTGTACCTTTAGATTTTGCACTATCTTGCGAATATTTAATTATTGCAATTCCAGCACAAGAGATAAAAACTTGGTTAAAAGAGAATTTTATTTTTAAAGGTCAAAAAATTCTTGTTGCTTCAAAAGGAATTGAAGCAAGTAGTGGAGAGTTTTTAAATGAGATTTATTCATCATTTGTACCAAATAAAAATATTGGATTCATCTCTGGACCTTCATTTGCTGCTGAGGTTATAAAAGGTTTACCTTGCGCAATAGTAATAAACTCAAAATCAAAAAAAATATATGAAGAGTTTAGTAAATTTTTCCCAAATTTTATAAAAACATATTATAGTTCAGATGTTATTGGAGCTGAAATAGCAGGAGCTTATAAAAATGTTTTGGCAATAGCAAGTGGAATTTGTGAAGGATTAAATCTTGGAAAAAATGCACAAGCATCACTTATTTCAAGAGGTTTAGTAGAGATGCAAAGATTTGGAAAACACTTTGGAGCAAAAAAGATGACTTTTTTGGGGCTTAGTGGAGCTGGTGATCTATTTTTGACTGCAAATTCTACAATGAGTAGAAATTTTAGAGTTGGTTTAGGACTAGCAAAAAATAAGAGTTTGAAAGATATTTTAGATGAGTTAGGTGAAGTTGCAGAAGGTGTGAAAACTGCTGATGCAATTGATAAACTCTCAAAAAAATATAAAATCTACACACCAATAGCAAATGAGGTAAAACTCATACTAAATGGTAAAAATCCTAAAGATAGTTTAAAAGATTTACTTAAAAATTAA